AAAAAACATTCTGTCCGCACAAGAGCGAAATTTTTAGTTAAAACAATAAAAAAAATCGTAAAAGATAAAAAGTATAGGAAGGAAGGGAGATGAATTTCAAGTTGAAGTTGTTATATATCGGTTATTTAGGTTTTAATAATGTCGGAGACGAAGTATGCTATGAATCTTTTATCCAATCGATCAACAGATGGTCAAACTCTGTAGAGAAAGTTATTGCGTATGATATTAAGGAAAATAAAGGCATAAAGGATATACAAAGCAAAGAATCGATTGACGCTGTAATCTTAGGTGGAGGTTCACTTTTTCAAGGTGATATCTTTTTAACACTTGCTGAAGAAGCAATCGAGTTGGAATTACCCTTGTATAGCTATGGTACTGGAATCGATTATTTAACCGAGGAAACTTTATCTAAATATATAAATGGAGAGTCTTTTGAACCACCATCTTTTTTTGATAATCGAAAAATTAATGCACATCGGATTAAAAAAGTAATTGAGTCTATAACATATACTGGAATAAGAGGTCCTTTAACCCTTCATTTTATAAAAAGCTTAACACCAATTAAATCATCTATTGAGATAATCGGGGATTCGGGCTTTATTTATAGTCCAGATTCTGATCACTATATAATGAATCATTATTTATTTCCTATTCAAGGTCCACTAATTGCCATTAACTGGGGGACAACATTTAATAAACTTTTCGGATATAATGAAGCTTTAGTAGAGGATCAGTTGGTTGAAAGCTGTTACTACTTGATATCTAAAGGGTATCATATCGTAATTTATCCAATGTGGGACCAAGATATTGAATCATGTAGAAATCTTTACCACCGTCTTAATAACAAAGATCGAGTTACATTCATTCCTGAGGTATGTAGCTCATCACAAATATTCTCATTTCTAGGCAAATGTCACTTTTCAATTAATTTAAAACTGCACGCAAATATTTTATCTGCTGCGGCCTTTACTCCATTCATTCAGTTAGCTTACCGTTCAAAAGGTTTTGATTTTGCTTTATCTGTAAATCAAGTAGAAACCACATTATATACCCATTCCTCAAACTTACTTGAATCGATTAAAGAGAAAGAGGAAAATTTTACCCATTATCGTGAAAATTACATTGATACATTAAAAGCGGAAAAACAAAAATACACTGAAAAGCATAAAAGGTTTATAGAAAGCTATTTTTAGTTGCGATAAATTCTGCACCTTCTGATAACTAACTGCATAAATCATTTACTAAGTGAATTTTTTAATTTGGAGGTAACTATGAACGAATCTCAACATATCTCCCCCTTTTTAGAACCAACCATGAACAAGTACCTGCTGGTAAGTCGTATTTTAGGTGAAAACTCTGCTAAAGCCCAAAGACTCATGGCAATAAGTATTGAATTAGTTTTTCTATATTTTGATTCTTAGATCAGCATATTAAGTATAGAAATATTTTCACATATCCTCTCTTTTCAATTAAACTAATAAAAAAGCGCAATTGTCATTATATTAAACAAGGCGCTTCTTTATTAGTTGTCTTCTTTTGGACTTCAATTGCTACCAATCAATATTACATTTCCGAATGCATTTGGTACAAAGAAATTACTTGAATTGTTTACTCTATTCCTTCATCATGTTAACATAAGTGGTAAGTCAAAAAATGGGAAGGTACATATGGAATTAGGTACCAAAGTAATCTTTAATAGTGGAATTCATTTCATTTTTTTCGACCACGGAAACGGACTTTGTGAAATTCAAAGCAGGAAATCTAACGCAATATCACTAGCAAGAACAAGCGATTTAATTTATGTGATTAAATAAGCCAACATATCGTTGGCTTTTTTTGTTTTACATTAGTCAAAAATTTCAAAATTTCATCTCAGTTTGTTATATAATATTGAAATAAGTTTATTTGAAGGATGGTAACAATATGGTAGATTCCACACAGAATATAATAAAGCCTAGTTCTGAAGAAGAAAGATTTCGTATTTTAGTAGAACAGGTTAGTGATTGGATATGGGAAGTCGATCAATATGGTATATACACATATGCAAGTCCAAAAATATATGATATTTTAGGTTATTTACCTTCTGAAGTAATTGGTAAGACTCCTTTTGATTTAATGGAACCAGAGGAAGCGAATCGTATAGCACCGATATTTGAATATCATGTTGCAAATAAGCTTCCCATTTCAAGCTTAGAAAATATTAATCTACATCGCGATGGACATGAAGTTGTATTAGAAACTAGCGGTTCCCCTATTATTGATGATAATGGAAATTGCGTAGGTTATAGAGGAATGGATCGTGATATTACATTAAGAAAACAAAATGAACGCAAACAACAGCAGCTTTTAGAAATTATAGAAGCGAGCCCCGACTTCATTGCCACTTTTGATGTGAATGGTAAAAGTTTGTACTATAATCCAGCAGCACGTAAAATGCTTGGTATTAATGAAGAAGATCATAATAGTCATACCGTAACGGACAGATGGCTTACTAACTTACCAAAGACAGAAGGTATTCCTACCGCAATTAAAATGGGTCATTGGAAAGGTGAAACATCGATTAGTAAAGAGGATGGATCAGAAATACCCGTTTCACAAATTATTGTGGCACATAAATCGGAAAATGGGACTGTTGAGTTTTTATCAACCATCGCACACGATATTACGGAAAGAAAAGAGCTTGAAAAGGTTGTTTAAACACAAGCACATTATGATGCTCTAACTAATTTACCTAATAGACGATATTTGCATAAAAAATTGACAGAATTAATGGAACCTATCTGTAAAAAAAGATTTGCTATTATCTTTATGGACTTGGATAACTTTAAAGATATAAATGATAGCCTCGGACATGATGGTGGAGATCACTTATTAAAAATGATCGCAATTAAATTAGAGGCTTCTGTTGAGGAAAATGATTTTGTTTGCCGTTATGGAGGAGATGAATTTATAATACTGCTAGAAAATACTCATCATAATTTTAAGATCAAAAAAATAGAAGAACAGATCATAAAGTTGTTTCAGCAACCATTTTTAATCGGAGGAAATACAATAAAGGTAACTGGAAGTATGGGGATTAGCATCTTTCCAGATGACGGAACAGATTTGGATCTACTCCTAAAAAAGGCAGATACTGCTATGTATAACATAAAAAATGATGGGAAGAAAAAGCATTATTAAATGATGTTTATATTAAAGTAATCTACTTCTAAAAAAAAATGAACCTATTTAAATAGGCTCATTTTTTTTGAAATGTTGCCAGATTCATATCTAGCAGCATAAATAAAATTAATCATCATCATGTTCATCTGTTTCAATTTCCATAACAATTACCTTACCGGTATAAGCATCTATCTCAATATTCGCTTTTCTATTTGTGTTTACAACTTCTATTTCATAGATATGGTGACTGTCTTCATTATCTAATTCCAATTCTACAATGGTTCCCTCAAAATTATTTAAAGCAAACTTTTTCGCCTTTGCACTGCTTATGACAGTTTGATTGGGAGTTACACTCTTATTGGGATCAACATCTTCTGCTGCATTCTCATCCTGATCATCGTCACTATTGTTTACCTCTGTTTCTTCCGTTTTCTGGTCAGTTGCGACATTTTTATTTTCTTCTATTACCTTTTGGGAAACAGCCTTTTCTTCAAGGTTTAGTACTTCACCTGTGTCTACATGAATCTTTTGTTCATTCATATCATTTTGGTGTGTGACATTAGAATCTGTTCACATTCCTAAAGTTTCTCTTATAATATTTTCCAGATATAGAGAGTTTGTTATTTTTTTATTACATTCACCACTGTCTTTACAAATAAGATTGCCGATAGACCTAAAATAATCCGGATTGTTAGACTTTTTCGCTTTTGTTACAGCAGAAAAATAGGAAACCTCTCCAGTACATTTGCATAAGGAACAAATATTTTTTTTAGGGGTCGAAGAGACTTTACATTCAATGCCCACCAATTCTCCATCAAGATCATATATAATATACTTTCTATTAGATCTTAGATCGTTCCAACTTAAATAGGTCAACTGGCTATGGTCAACTTTTAATAAATCCGGTAGCTTTAACTTTTTATTCTTTGGAAACATCTTTTTCAGTTTTTGTTCGGTGATTTCTGGAAATGGTAACAAAAACTCGTTAAGATGTTGAATATATTGTTGGTATTCCTCATCAGTTTTCAGTACGGATAGATCCAATATTTTTTGCTGTTCTAATGAAACATTAGGAATTAAGTCTAAGATTTTGGCGTTACTTAAGTCTTTTAATGAAGTTAAAACTGAAGTAGGTAAATTCTTCTTAGAACTATCCTTTATGAAAAGCACCTGCTTTTTAATAAAATTATAGTGTTCATTTTTTAAAAATTTGTCAGCCATCACATGACACTCCTATCAATTCGCTTATATCCTTAAGAAATATTTTAAGAAGTGCAAGTAACTAATAAAAGGTGGAAAATGATTTAGAAATGTTTTTTACATAAGAAATCACTGATGAAAATGATTCACCAGTGACTTTTTTACTTTCTATGTGAATAAACAATTTTTTTAATTGATTCAACTGAAAGATAATATTCCTCAGAAAGTTGTTGAATGCTATTGCCACTATTAAAAGAATTTCTAATAGCTGAATTACGCAAATCAAGCAGCTGTCGCCCACCACTTGAAGTTCCCCATTTCTGATATTCCGTTTCAGGCTTAGGAATATAAATGGTTTCCCCTTGGACATATTTCTGGATTTCCACAATTAGCTTTTCAGGTAAAACTTTAATTGCATTCAAATATTTCACTTTTGCTCGCTCCTTATTTATATTTTCGAAAAATAAGGTGCAAAGCCAATTTAGTAGAAAAGCTTATTCAGCGATTTTTAAATCATTCGCCCCATGCAAAGTATCGCCTTTCCAATTATAGGCTTTGCATGAGTGGAAGAAGTACCAGACAATCTTATGTGATTCTCCATAATGTAAGCACCCCCTTTAATTTAACATTATATCTAAAATTTTTATTAAGTGAACTTAAGCACTCGTTTATTAAATTAGTCCCCTAAACACTATATTTAAATCATTTATTCTAGTTTAAAATTCAACATACTTCTTCCTAATAGTTTATTTTCTTCTTTCCATAGAAACTCTACCGCATACTGGGAGCCAATCTTTTTTTCATCAATTTTAATATCTAACGGAGTATTGTCAATGTTTAAACTTTCCTTTTTGATCACTTCAAAATTCTCTGTATCTATTTGAAGTAAGTTTATGTCAGTAGGCTGTGGTTTCATATTATACCAATCAATATGTATTTCATCACCGATTTCAACGTCACCAGAGTGAATGTCAGGGTAATTATATTTGTTATTTTCACTACAATTATTCCAACATACTTCCTCATAACTATAATCAAATAACATACTATCTGTTTCTGCTGAGTTGATCTTTTTAATCGAAGGTATTTCCATAAGTGTAAACACTGGAAGTTTTCCATCAGTTATTTTAGTTTGCTCGTTTGTTTCTTCAATTACAATATTGCCTACATATTGAGCCTTGTTATCTGGATCAATAAATTCAACTACTAATACATAATGACCTTCGTTGGTTGGAAATTGAAATTCTCTATTATCCTTCAAATCCAGATTGATTTGTTCTTCTCCATCTTTCCAAAGTTCAGCTGTTATCTTTGGGTTTCTCCAAATATCTCCACCGTTATCTTCGT
This genomic stretch from Metabacillus sp. B2-18 harbors:
- a CDS encoding PepSY domain-containing protein, encoding MNEQKIHVDTGEVLNLEEKAVSQKVIEENKNVATDQKTEETEVNNSDDDQDENAAEDVDPNKSVTPNQTVISSAKAKKFALNNFEGTIVELELDNEDSHHIYEIEVVNTNRKANIEIDAYTGKVIVMEIETDEHDDD
- a CDS encoding FusB/FusC family EF-G-binding protein, whose translation is MADKFLKNEHYNFIKKQVLFIKDSSKKNLPTSVLTSLKDLSNAKILDLIPNVSLEQQKILDLSVLKTDEEYQQYIQHLNEFLLPFPEITEQKLKKMFPKNKKLKLPDLLKVDHSQLTYLSWNDLRSNRKYIIYDLDGELVGIECKVSSTPKKNICSLCKCTGEVSYFSAVTKAKKSNNPDYFRSIGNLICKDSGECNKKITNSLYLENIIRETLGM
- a CDS encoding polysaccharide pyruvyl transferase family protein, which produces MNFKLKLLYIGYLGFNNVGDEVCYESFIQSINRWSNSVEKVIAYDIKENKGIKDIQSKESIDAVILGGGSLFQGDIFLTLAEEAIELELPLYSYGTGIDYLTEETLSKYINGESFEPPSFFDNRKINAHRIKKVIESITYTGIRGPLTLHFIKSLTPIKSSIEIIGDSGFIYSPDSDHYIMNHYLFPIQGPLIAINWGTTFNKLFGYNEALVEDQLVESCYYLISKGYHIVIYPMWDQDIESCRNLYHRLNNKDRVTFIPEVCSSSQIFSFLGKCHFSINLKLHANILSAAAFTPFIQLAYRSKGFDFALSVNQVETTLYTHSSNLLESIKEKEENFTHYRENYIDTLKAEKQKYTEKHKRFIESYF
- a CDS encoding PAS domain-containing protein, with protein sequence MVDSTQNIIKPSSEEERFRILVEQVSDWIWEVDQYGIYTYASPKIYDILGYLPSEVIGKTPFDLMEPEEANRIAPIFEYHVANKLPISSLENINLHRDGHEVVLETSGSPIIDDNGNCVGYRGMDRDITLRKQNERKQQQLLEIIEASPDFIATFDVNGKSLYYNPAARKMLGINEEDHNSHTVTDRWLTNLPKTEGIPTAIKMGHWKGETSISKEDGSEIPVSQIIVAHKSENGTVEFLSTIAHDITERKELEKVV
- a CDS encoding CD3324 family protein is translated as MKYLNAIKVLPEKLIVEIQKYVQGETIYIPKPETEYQKWGTSSGGRQLLDLRNSAIRNSFNSGNSIQQLSEEYYLSVESIKKIVYSHRK